From the genome of Pirellulaceae bacterium:
TATTGGGCTTGTGCCTGGCAGTGGATTCTGAATGACTATTGCATGCCGCTGATCGTGGCGGTGACTCATGATTCGACAAGCTGACTATTGAAAATCGCTGCAACATGGTATCTTAGCTGCGCCCAATTCGCGCCAGGGCAAGTAGACGCGGCCTCATCGAAGCTACGGACGCCAGATGGAGGAATTTGGCTCACCCACCGTCTGGCCACGGTGGCTACGGGAGTGATAGTATTGGCCACGCGTCACTGGCCTTGGACATCATCTAACCGATTAGCGCATTGATGCAACATTCGATTGACATTCGCGTCCAGTACCACGAAACCGATGGCCAAGGTCGAGTGCATCACGCTCAGTATTTGAACTATTTGGAGCGCGGGCGCGTTGAGTTTTTGCGCAGCGTGGGCTACAGCTATCGCGACTTTGAGGCAAGTGGATTGATGTTGGTAGTCAGCGAACTGAACATTCGCTACCACGGAGCTGCGTGCTTTGACGACCTGCTAAGATTAACCATTCGACTCGTGCGTTCGCGAGGTGTCAGAATCGATCATGCATATGAGTTAAAGCGAGTGGAACCGGCAGAAGCAGTGGAGCCGATGATTATTGCGGCAACAACGACTGTAGCCTGCGTTGATCGACAGGGCAAAGTAGCTCGACTACCCCATTTTTTACGAGCGTTTTCCAAATAACCCTGCGGTGACTGGTCGTCGGCGTCGCGGGTTCAGTCCTAGGCAATTC
Proteins encoded in this window:
- a CDS encoding acyl-CoA thioesterase; the protein is MQHSIDIRVQYHETDGQGRVHHAQYLNYLERGRVEFLRSVGYSYRDFEASGLMLVVSELNIRYHGAACFDDLLRLTIRLVRSRGVRIDHAYELKRVEPAEAVEPMIIAATTTVACVDRQGKVARLPHFLRAFSK